The following coding sequences are from one Phoenix dactylifera cultivar Barhee BC4 unplaced genomic scaffold, palm_55x_up_171113_PBpolish2nd_filt_p 001237F, whole genome shotgun sequence window:
- the LOC120108245 gene encoding vacuolar protein-sorting-associated protein 11 homolog, translating into MYQWRKFEFFEEKSAGKASIPSEIPGQILCCASGRGRIAVGCDDGTVGLLDRGFKLSYGFQAHASSVLFIQQLKQRNFLVTIGEDEKTSPQLSSICLKVFDLDKIEPEGSSSSMTSPFCVQILRIFTNQFPEAKIISFLVLEEAPPILLIAIGLDNGSIYCIKGDIARERITRFRLQVEAVSDKSLFSITGLGFRVEGRTLQLFAVTPSSVSLFSLHDQPPKRQTLDQIGCDANAVTMNDRLDLIIGRPEAVYFYEVDGRGPCWAFDGEKKFLGWFRGYLLCVIADQRSSKNTFNVYDLKNRLIAHSMVVGEVSHLLCEWGFIILIMSDKKIMCIAEKDMESKLDMLFKKNLYTVAINLVQSQQADAASTAEVLRKYGDHLYGRQDYDEAMSQYINTIGHLEPSYVIQKFLDAQRIYNLTNYLEKLHERGLASKDHTTLLLNCYTKLKDVEKLNKFIKDEDAVGEHKFDVETAIRVCRAAGYHEHALYVAKKAERHEWYLKILLEDLGRYHEALQYISSLEPNEAGVTMKEYGKILVEHRPAETVGILLRLCTDGSESTMRRTSSSMHLLMLPSPMDFINIFVHSSQSLMDFLERYISKVKDSPAQVEIHNTLLELYLSDTLSFPSVSQRNGGEDRDLKVISAREVANGSVKESKEKYTVENKDVKKEKDCVERQQKGLTLLKNAWTSDMEQPQYDADLAVILCEMNKFKDGLLFLYEKMKLYKEVIACYMQAHDHDGLIACCKKLGDSTHGGDPSLWGDLLKYFGELGEDCSKEVKEVLTYIERDDILPPIVVLQTLSRNPCLTLSVVKDYIARKLEQETKLIEDDRKSIEKYQEDTASMRKEIQDLRTNARIFQLSKCTACTFTLDIPAVHFMCMHSFHLRCLGDNEKECPECAPEYRSILETKRNLEQNARDQNWFFQQLKSSKDGFSVIADYFGKGVVSKTSTDPRQIP; encoded by the exons ATGTACCAGTGGAGGAAGTTCGAGTTTTTCGAGGAGAAGTCCGCCGGGAAGGCTTCGATCCCCAGCGAGATCCCCGGCCAGATCCTGTGCTGCGCGAGCGGGAGGGGGCGGATCGCCGTCGGATGCGATGATGGCACCGTCGGCCTCCTCGACCGCGGCTTCAAGCTCTCCTACGGCTTCCAGGCTCACGCCTCCTCCGTCCTCTTTATCCAGCAGCTCAAG CAACGCAATTTCCTAGTAACCATTGGAGAAGATGAGAAGACATCTCCCCAGCTATCTTCAATTTGCTTAAAGGTGTTTGACCTTGATAAGATTGAGCCGGAAGGTTCAAGTTCAAGCATGACTAGTCCTTTCTGCGTCCAGATACTGCGGATATTCACCAATCAGTTTCCTGAAGCAAAG ATTATTTCATTTTTAGTTCTTGAGGAAGCTCCTCCAATATTACTGATTGCTATTGGTTTAGATAATGGTTCCATCTACTGCATCAAAGGTGACATTGCACGTGAGCGTATCACACGCTTCAGGCTGCAGGTTGAGGCTGTCTCAGACAAGAGTCTCTTTTCTATCACGGGTCTTGGTTTCCGAGTTGAAGGGAGAACTCTTCAACTCTTTGCTGTCACTCCTAGTTCTGTAAGTTTGTTCAGCTTGCATGATCAACCACCAAAGAGGCAGACCTTGGATCAGATTGGATGTGATGCTAATGCCGTTACAATGAATGACCGCCTG GATCTGATTATTGGTCGTCCTGAAGCTGTGTACTTTTATGAAGTTGATGGGCGAGGTCCTTGTTGGGCTTTTGATGGCGAGAAGAAATTTCTTGGTTGGTTTCGTGGATACTTACTGTGTGTTATTGCAGATCAGAGAAGCAGCAAGAATACCTTTAATGTTTATGATCTGAAGAATCGGTTGATTGCCCATAGCATGGTGGTAGGTGAGGTGTCACACTTGCTATGTGAATGGGGCTTTATCATTCTTATAATGAGTGACAAGAAGATTATGTGCATAGCAGAAAAGGACATGGAAAGTAAGTTGGATATGTTGTTCAAAAAGAATTTATATACTGTTGCAATCAACCTTGTACAGAGTCAACAAGCTGATGCTGCTTCCACTGCTGAAGTGCTGCGAAAATATGGTGACCATTTATATGGTAGACAAGATTATGATGAGGCTATGTCACAATATATTAACACAATTGGTCATCTGGAACCTTCTTATGTTATCCAGAAGTTTCTAGATGCACAAAGGATCTACAACCTTACTAATTATCTTGAGAAATTACATGAGAGGGGATTAGCTTCTAAAGACCATACAACTCTTCTTTTAAACTGCTACACAAAATTGAAAGATGTTGAAAAGCTAAACAAGTTCATCAAAGACGAAGATGCTGTTGGTGAACACAAGTTTGATGTGGAAACTGCCATCAGAGTGTGCCGTGCAGCTGGGTATCATGAGCATGCTTTATATGTTGCAAAGAAAGCTGAGAGACATGAGtggtatttaaagattttacTTGAAGACCTTGGTAGATACCATGAGGCATTACAGTATATTTCAAGCCTTGAGCCCAATGAAGCTGGCGTCACTATGAAAGAGTATGGCAAGATTCTTGTAGAACACAGACCAGCTGAAACTGTTGGTATACTCCTGAGACTCTGCACTGATGGTAGCGAATCAACAATGAGGAGGACCTCAAGTAGCATGCACTTACTTATGCTGCCTTCCCCAATGgactttataaatatttttgtacATAGCTCACAATCTCTCATGGACTTCCTAGAAAGGTATATCAGTAAGGTGAAGGATTCACCTGCTCAGGTTGAAATTCATAACACACTTTTGGAGCTATACCTATCTGACACCTTGAGCTTTCCATCAGTTTCACAAAGAAATGGTGGTGAAGATCGTGATCTTAAAGTAATAAGTGCTAGGGAAGTGGCTAACGGGTCTGTAAAGGAGAGCAAGGAGAAATATACTGTTGAGAACAAAGATgttaaaaaggaaaaggattGTGTAGAAAGACAGCAGAAGGGTCTAACCTTGCTTAAGAATGCATGGACGTCTGACATGGAGCAACCTCAGTATGATGCTGATCTTGCTGTTATTCTTTGTGAAATGAACAAATTCAAAGATGGTCTGTTGTTCCTGTACGAGAAGATGAAACTTTATAAAGAAGTGATTGCTTGCTACATGCAGGCCCATGACCATGATGGATTGATTGCGTGCTGCAAGAAGCTAGGGGATTCAACTCATGGGGGAGATCCATCTCTTTGGGGTGATCTTCTCAAGTACTTCGGGGAGCTTGGAGAAGATTGCTCCAAAGAAGTAAAGGAGGTCTTGACTTACATTGAGAGGGATGATATATTGCCTCCCATAGTTGTTCTACAGACATTATCTAGGAACCCTTGCTTGACACTATCTGTTGTAAAGGATTACATTGCTCGAAAGCTTGAACAAGAAACAAAGCTGATCGAAGATGACCGCAAATCAATTGAGAAGTACCAG GAAGATACTGCTTCAATGAGGAAGGAAATACAAGATCTCAGGACTAATGCAAGAATTTTTCAACTTAGCAAGTGTACAGCCTGCACCTTCACCCTTGATATTCCTGCAGTACATTTTATGTGCATGCACTCATTTCACCTACGCTGCCTTGGGGACAATGAGAAAGAATGCCCAGAGTGTGCACCGGAATACAGATCCATTTTAGAAACCAAAAGAAATTTAGAGCAAAATGCCAGAGACCAAAATTGGTTTTTCCAGCAGTTGAAGAGTTCAAAGGATGGGTTTTCTGTAATAGCAGACTATTTTGGCAAGGGCGTGGTGAGCAAAACTAGTACTGATCCTCGACAAATTCCCTGA
- the LOC120108246 gene encoding LOW QUALITY PROTEIN: putative clathrin assembly protein At4g40080 (The sequence of the model RefSeq protein was modified relative to this genomic sequence to represent the inferred CDS: deleted 1 base in 1 codon), with the protein MGRRFRGIVGAVKDTASLSKASLLSSSSDAQMAVLRATTHHLEPSDPRHLAALLAFGHGSRVAAAACISALAARLHSTRDPAVAIKSLLALHHLLARGAFILRDQLPAALLRHPASGRNPLALPASAFPSADFPLASWSRWLARLLELLLLAAATTATFPPSHHHRVVDPASSNDRLASSLNRDLLIELDALVAVVEEVARAPAASAAAVKGKKLISEAVRVAEEYMVTAEPEILVRVRELGERIGSLGFADSVELVCLLRRLEECKDRADRPSDGRWTDDDWFWVEVRELKEQAEKVVVRKEEEGRWRVRREKLGSSSARLMDRVASGPIVPVRFSSSRWVDR; encoded by the exons atgGGTCGCAGATTCCGAGGCATCGTCGGAGCCGTGAAGGACACGGCCTCTCTAAGCAAAGCCAGCCTCCTGTCTTCCTCATCCGACGCCCAGATGGCGGTCCTCCGCGCCACCACCCACCATTTGGAGCCCTCGGACCCCCGCCACCTCGCCGCCCTCCTCGCCTTCGGCCATGGCTCCcgcgtcgccgccgccgcctgcaTCTCCGCCCTCGCCGCCCGCCTCCACTCCACCCGCGACCCCGCCGTCGCCATCAAGTCACTTCTGGCCCTCCACCACCTCCTTGCCCGCGGCGCCTTCATCCTTCGCGACCAGCTCCCCGCTGCCCTCCTCCGCCACCCTGCCTCCGGCCGCAAC CCCCTCGCCCTCCCCGCCTCCGCCTTCCCCTCCGCCGACTTCCCCCTCGCCTCCTGGTCCCGCTGGCTCGCCCGCCTCCTCGAGCTGCTCCTCCTCGCCGCCGCCACCACCGCCACCTTCCCCCCCTCTCACCACCACCGCGTTGTCGACCCCGCCTCCTCCAACGACCGCCTGGCATCCTCGTTGAACCGAGACCTCCTTATCGAGCTCGACGCCCTCGTTGCCGTCGTCGAGGAGGTCGCCCGCGCTCCAGCTGCGTCGGCGGCGGCGGTGAAGGGGAAGAAGCTAATATCGGAAGCGGTGAGGGTAGCGGAGGAGTATATGGTCACCGCGGAGCCGGAGATCCTGGTCCGGGTCAGGGAGCTGGGGGAGCGAATCGGGTCCCTCGGATTCGCCGACTCGGTCGAGCTGGTCTGCCTGCTGAGGCGGCTCGAGGAGTGCAAGGACCGGGCGGACCGGCCGTCGGATGGGAGATGGACGGATGACGATTGGTTTTGGGTGGAGGTCCGGGAGCTGAAGGAGCAGGCTGAGAAAGTTGTggtgaggaaggaggaggaagggagatGGAGGGTGAGGAGAGAGAAATTAGGGAGCTCGTCGGCTCGGCTCATGGACCGGGTTGCTTCCGGACCGATCGTGCCGGTCCGGTTCAGCTCGAGCAGGTGGGTAGACCGTTGA